Proteins from a genomic interval of Thamnophis elegans isolate rThaEle1 chromosome 2, rThaEle1.pri, whole genome shotgun sequence:
- the LOC116504748 gene encoding zinc finger protein 436-like yields the protein MENQGPVRKVQRGRKNSHPVQLGAIQDFSVALDSRFIKQEPEENLQQPWDVQWQDFLKAMQPSRSGQKRAQLPSPSQSVDNSQSSFKETADLNQRPGRKRLTQLLPSPIKDCRDFISTVRVKEEILEMEETFASDLERQQFRQFCYLEAEGPKESFFQLQELCWQWLKPERRTKKQILDLLVLEQFLAILPPEMQGWVKEGKPGSCAQMVALAEDYFLRVQEAEGLQEKVSCPAEEVTVINSAKSGQVSPEAVNNHLSAETEEESDEEASYLGNDQGYENEDEDFPFERHSQVGISGLSLARLNGKLYQVCGLEEMAGSELPHQEIQQENQPGIPAFFHEESLRENTFPPGRQKGKRKKMGPPSWGTVLNHGFEFPPNQKMQKLYTCSYCGKVSNNSAHMIIHERTHTGEKPYKCSECGKCFSTNCNLMKHTRVHTGEKPYQCPECGRSFSDKASLIVHERTHTGEKPYECPMCGKSFTSSSNLITHKRVHTGEKPYKCSECGQSFVHRPQLVIHIRTHTGEKPYECPECGKSFNQKADLIIHRRIHTGEKPYKCPECGKSFISSSYLRKHERLHAGKKAPAGEESHKCGYCRKSFISRSKLLIHERTHTGEKPFECADCGKSFSTSSNLVNHKRVHTGEKPYQCSDCGQKFSTNSNLVNHRRVHTGEKPYQCADCGQNFGHKASLRRHKRIHSREAT from the exons ATGGAGAATCAGGGACCGGTACGAAAGGTTCAAAGGGGACGGAAAAATTCTCATCCCGTTCAGCTCGGAGCCATCCAAGACTTCTCGGTTGCACTAGATTCCCGGTTTATTAAGCAGGAGCCAGAAGAAAACCTCCAGCAGCCTTGGGACGTTCAGTGGCAGGATTTCCTGAAGGCAATGCAGCCCTCTCGTTCCGGACAGAAACGCGCTCAGCTACCCAGTCCTTCCCAGTCCGTGGACAATTCGCAATCCTCATTTAAGGAAACGGCTGATTTGAATCAGAGGCCAGGGAGAAAGAGACtaacccagcttctgccaagccccATCAAAGATTGCCGAGACTTCATCTCCACAGTGAGAGTGAAGGAAGAAATTTTGGAAATGGAAGAAACCTTTGCCTCCGATTTGGAGCGCCAGCAGTTCAGGCAGTTCTGCTACCTGGAGGCCGAAGGACCCAAGGAGAGCTTTTTCCAGCTGCAGGAACTCTGCTGGCAGTGGTTGAAGCCCGAGAGACGCACCAAGAAGCAGATTCTGGACCTGTTAGtcctggagcagttcctggccaTTTTGCCCCCAGAGATGCAGGGCTGGGTCAAAGAGGGCAAGCCAGGGAGCTGTGCCCAGATGGTGGCCCTGGCAGAGGATTACTTTCTgcgggtgcaggaggctgagggACTGCAAGAGAAG GTTTCCTGTCCGGCGGAAGAAGTCACTGTTATTAATTCTGCTAAATCAGGGCAGGTTTCACCTGAAGCCGTGAATAACCATCTCTCTGCAGAGACTGAGGAAGAGAGTGATGAAGAGGCCAGTTATTTAG GCAATGACCAAGGTTATGAAAACGAGGATGAGGACTTCCCCTTTGAAAGACACTCACAAGTAGGCATCAGTGGACTGTCCTTGGCAAGACTCAATGGGAAGTTATATCAGGTCTGTGGACTGGAAGAGATGGCAGGAAGTGAGCTTCCCCATCAAGAAATCCAACAGGAAAACCAACCGGGGATCCCAGCTTTCTTTCATGAGGAAAGCTTACGAGAAAACACCTTCCCGCCGGGACgccagaaaggaaagagaaagaagatgggTCCCCCCAGTTGGGGGACAGTTCTGAACCATGGTTTTGAGTTTCCTCCGAACCAGAAAATGCAGAAACTCTACACGTGCAGCTACTGCGGGAAGGTCTCTAATAACAGCGCGCACATGATCATCCACGAGAGGACTCACACCGGCGAGAAGCCGTACAAATGCTCGGAATGTGGGAAGTGCTTCAGCACAAACTGCAACCTGATGAAACACACCCGGgtgcacacaggggagaagccctacCAGTGTCCCGAGTGCGGCAGGAGCTTCAGCGACAAGGCCTCGCTCATCGTGCACGAAAGGacccacacgggggagaagccctATGAGTGCCCCatgtgtgggaaaagcttcaccTCCAGCTCCAACCTCATCACCCACAAGCGGGTGCACACCGGGGAGAAGCCCTACAAGTGTTCCGAGTGCGGGCAGAGTTTCGTTCACCGGCCGCAGCTGGTGATCCACATCCGGACGCACACCGGAGAAAAGCCGTACGAGTGTCCCGAGTGCGGTAAAAGCTTCAACCAGAAAGCCGATCTCATCATCCACCGGCGCATCCACACCGGGGAGAAGCCGTACAAGTGTCCCGAGTGCGGGAAAAGCTTCATCTCGAGCTCTTACCTTCGGAAGCACGAGCGGCTGCACGCGGGGAAGAAAGCGCCTGCGGGCGAAGAAAGCCACAAGTGCGGCTACTGCAGGAAGAGCTTCATCAGCCGATCCAAGCTGCTCATCCACGAGAGGacccacacgggggagaaaccctttgagtgcgCCGACTGTGGGAAGAGCTTCAGCACCAGTTCCAACTTGGTCAACCACAAGAGAGTCCACACGGGCGAGAAGCCGTACCAGTGTTCGGATTGCGGGCAGAAATTCAGCACGAACTCGAACCTGGTCAATCACCGGCgggttcacacaggagaaaagccgtACCAGTGCGCCGATTGTGGccagaattttggtcataaaGCTTCTCTCCGGAGGCACAAGAGAATCCACTCCAGGGAAGCCACCTGA